TTTTGTGCATATAATAGGATGGACCTATTCCATGAATATCTGTAAGCGTTCACCCTATTGCGCGTTTATGTTCTTTCAACATCTGTAAGAGTGAATCTTCATTAGGCTTTATGAAATTAGTGGAAATGATAACAGGCAATGTATTATTAGTTCGAAGAAAAACGTATTTCAAATGTCCGGGTAACTGTTTAAATTCGAGTTCAGGTGGTTGTTCGAGTGAAGGACGCATTGGTTTTGTCTgccgctcactcagacttggcggcTCGAATTCCTTCAGGGTTCTCTCCAATGCGAGAACTTCACATACTCGAGTCTCTTCTTCAGTCAATTCAATATTGTTTAGCTGACAATCATCACTGTCTGGGAATTTTAATGCATTACGCACATTAAATTTCACCTCTTCATTATCCACGCGCATGGTTAGCTCATCTTTATGCACGTCAATTAGAACTTTCCCAGTAGCCAAGAAAGGGCATTCAAGGATGATTGAACCTCTCTATCTGCTTCATAATCCAGAATAATGAAGTCTGTTGAGAATATGAGATTGTCAACCTTCACCAAAATATCTTCAATCTTCCCTTCAGGGTACTTAATTGTCCTGTCAGCGAGTTGAAGGGTGACAAAAGTAGGTTGTGCCTCGTCAATCCTTAATTTCTTAAAAACTGAAAGGGGCATGAGATTGATGCTCGCTTCTAGGTTGCACAACGCATGACCCACATCTAATCCTTCAATTGAACAAGGAACTGTGAAGCTCCCTGGGTTCTTCTGCTTCTGTGGTAGCTTGTTGCTTACTAACGCATTACATTCCTGCATTAGTGCTATTACTTCTTTCTCACTGACTTTTCTGTTTTTCGTCAAAATGTCCTTCAAAAACTTCACCTATGTTGGCATATGCTCCAAAGCTTATATGAGTGGAATGTTGATGTGCAGCTGCTTTAGGAGCTCGAGAAAGCACTTGAACTgatttcatcattcttcttcatcagacgCCTAGGGAATGGTGCGTTCAGAGGCACCTTCTACTTTCCCACGTTAGACGTGTTGGTTTCCGAATGGCATGTATTTTCCGGCGTTCTCTCTTCCTAATCCATTGAACATGTAATGCGTTCTTTCGAAGGACTATTGTTTCTTGGATTCATCTTTCTTTCTGTAAGGGCCCTTTCCACTCTACAACgtcactgcatgacattgcTCTTTCCCGTTATTATCCCCAGGTGTCTCTGTATTGCTAGGTAGAATGTCTGACTGCCTGTTTTTCCACTCGCTTGTAATCTGCCCCACCTGGATTTCCAGGTTTCTGATTGATGACGCCTAGCTCTTCAGCATTACGTCGTTCTGGGCTATGTATTCCTTCAATAGGTTTTCCAACGAAGTTCCAAAACTCGATGCGTGGCCACCACTTGATTACCATGGGTTGCCCAAACGCCTCTACTTGATTCACCTACTGCTGGTTTGGTGCGTTATCTAGCGTTATGTTCTGTAGAAGGCTGGTCATGGTAGCCACTTGAGCGGAGAGCGTGGCTATCGCGTTGGCATCAACAGAGTTAATGTTTtgagatcttcttcttctgtcATTTCTTCCATCGTATGTGTCATCTACCCACTCCATGTTATGTTTGGCAATGCGGTCTAATGTTTTTTTAACTTCAGTATAGGATTTGTCCATCAGTCCTCCGGCTACTACTGCGTCTGCTGCCATCTGTGACGCCCTGTTTAGTCCGCCATAAAATGTCTCCATCTGAATAGTCAAAGGTAGTCCGTGGTTCGGGCAGTTCTTGACTAAGCCCTTGAAACACTCTCATGCAGCGCTCAAGGTCTCAGTGTCTTCCTATTCAAAGTTCATGATTTCCCGACGCCTCCTCTggtggtaggtgggaagtatttctgCATAAACTTTTCCATAAACTTTTCCACTAACTTTTCCCATGTGGTGATTTCCCCAGGCTCTAATGAACTCACCCATTGCTTTGTGTCGTCTCGCAAAGAATAGGGAAAGAAGGAGAGCCTGATTGCCTCTGGtgtgattccaggaatcacaaagGAATTGCACGTTTCCAGAAAATGCTTCATATGGGCATGAAGATCTTCGCCACGGCTACCCCCAAATTGCCCTGTAGTCTGGAGCATTTGAAGCATAacagatttcatttcaaatctgaTTCCATCAGGCGTCGGAtatatgattcctggagagaaatcatatagcATAGGCGATGCGTATTCTCTTATAGGACGCGTGCTGTTATTTGCCATCAGGATTGGGTTCTGTGTAGCGTGAGCCAGTTGCTGATTTTGTTGTTCTTCCGccatttttgtttccttttcttgCTGTCTGAGTAACTGTTGCCTCATCCTTCGACGACGGTTGGATCGATTTGGCCAAATTTTGCGCATGAGAGCTTGTCTCCAGCGCCCAGCACAAGGCTAATGTATAGGCTACACTACCAACACTTGGCCAAATTTTCCTCTTGCTAAGCTATCTAAAATTCACCCAAGACTAGGTTTTTCAAACACTTAGagttttcttcctccatcttcctactttctttactTTATTTCACAACTTTACTTTAAATATCCTTAATCTTTATTTAGCATGCCTATTACTCACTTATGTTGGAAGAAAGGAGTGCGGGGTTTACATCCATCAGATTTGCAATCCTCGTCGGACAGAGTCAATATATACCTTTTCACTTACTATCGTGAGATGCTTTAGAAGTGTATAAAGTAAAACAGATTGGAAGAATAAAGTCTAAGTGTTGCATTCTGCCTTGATGCATTTAAATGAATGCAACACATTGGGGTGTTAGTATTATACACAGAAGGCACATAACTCCTTATAATaatgttcaagttttcctagattaaacccaagtataaatctaatctaggttcctggagtgtccagggtcgatcacagggattCAGTTTGACTAACATAGATTATGCGTTGTACTTGCAGTAGGaggtttttcctaaataaatgtgaaagatgtattatttacactaacatgTTATGCCTGTGCAAGacaatacaaaagagttgagtggaaAATAAAggatcatgtgaaaatggaatttaagtaGGTGGACACGCCGGTTAAAGATAATTGCACACAACTGAtgtaatgtggatgaaatgggatGGGTTGCTTATCTTTCTTTTCATGCGTTAGATatcattcaacacttctcaatacAAATAACATAcaagcctatctctagggtgcatgcgtctAACTTAAAATGCAAGAAACACCcataagtctatctctagctatACTAGGCGTTCTACTTAATGCGGCTTAGCTATTCTTTCGAACAACTAAGTAAAGAAGCTTTcaccaagttgtcaagttggtTTAGGTGTTGGAACagaattatgcatgaagtactaatgctttcaacagaagataaacaatagtaaaagtgatgatcaaatatatgaattttataaaggatcaatgagtctttacaaagaactatattcaatcaaaatgaaatgaaaatgatattaagagagaaacagagtcaagccaaagaatacaatctcttgtagttttttggctcaatcttgttgtgtacaatcactttaaaAACCCGAGGAcagagtatctttctcaagaataactttCTCCACTCCCCGGccggcggtggtggtggttctcaactcTTTCGATCGTCTTACACCTCGGCACAACTTGTACAAACTAAAACTAAGTCTacaaatttattgaaagtatggAGCTTCTAATTCTCTCATCCCTTAATTCTGGAGGGTCTTCAAGTGTTTATAGGTGTTGGTCTCGTCCACTTGGAGGATGGGCNAATTCTCTCATCCCTTAATTCTGGAGGGTCTTCAAGTGTTTATAGGTGTTGGTCTCGTCCACTTGGAGGATGGGCTGTAtttaagtccatgccctggtcagcattaaaCTTCATGTTCTGGTTGGCCGCCCGACCTCTGGAAGCTTTTCAAACGCCGCCTGttgcaggtgcccatgcttgcaagtggtgatgtgacataATCAGCCcggagcaatgaatcttctatgGATTGAATTCCTTCCGACGCATGGCTCATGTGTTAGCACGTTTCCTAtggcacttgtctaatgcgttattGTCAGTTCTTacgttgaaatcctgcaaagtAGTGCGTTAGCACGATTTTTAGtgataaacttcttttacatgaaattggtattgtttaagtaaatccatgcgtttctattaaaaatgaggacagtttatcattaaaaaccctaattgttctaacttaagagcaaagataacttgtatttttacaagttatcaataccCTTTATTCTGTCACTTCAAGAAGGTCAGACATTCGACTTGGAGTGGACAAAACCTTTCCACTTTGTGCATCGAACAAATTTCTCTTTAGCAAAGGATCTCCTTTTATCAATATCATTCTTGTCCTCTGGACCTTCTGAGAACCAAACCCTGTATGACCTCCTGACTTGGTATTCCGAGAAGTGAAAAAGCTTAGTCTTCTATCGATTTTTTTAACACACGAGATAATTGTTTGGGTAGGAGAGAAATTGCATCAACAAGGTTTTTCATCTAATTCTTCAACTCGATCTTGTTCTTCATCTTTTACAACACATTGCAATGCAATGCTATAACTCTTTTTATCATGCTTCTCATCTAAAGACATTTCAAATGTAAGAAGAGAACTAAAGAGATCATGAACTCTCATATAAGAAATATCTTAAACTTCTTAATCGCAGTCACTTTCATGGCAAGTTTCTTGGGAAGAGATTTGAGAATCTTTCTCATAAGTTTCTCCTCTGagattttttctctccaaaaacAAAGGATTCGTTTGCAAGATCAAGCAATCTCGCATTAAACTCAGCTATGATTTCATCTTCGtgcattttaatattttcaaactttGTGGCTAGTAATTGAAGTCTTTACATTTTAACTTTTGATGTCTTTTCATGAGCAACAGTAAGAATATTCAAAGCTTCCTTTGCAAAGATACAGGTGAAGAATATTCCAAGCTTCCTTTGCAAAGATACAAGTGTTTATCAACCTGAAGATTTTTTTGTCAACACTAttaaaaatgacatttaatGCTCTAGAGTTGCTTAGAGAGGCTTCATCCTCAACTTCGAACCACTCCATTTCTGGTTTGAGTTCCTTTTCATCTTTTGCATTGGTGATTTCAAGGTGAAACCAACCAACGTGGACAGACTTCCAGGAACTTTTGTCAATGGGCTTCAGATAGGCTATCATCATTGCCTTCTAATATACATAGTTTATTCCATCCAAGACCAATGGATGTGAGGTAAAGTCTCCTTATTTGGTTCCTTCTTCCATAGAGACACACTAGGATCATAATACCAGAGAAAATGGTGACccactctgatactaattgaaaataatatagaAGTACCTATCGCATGATAAAGGGTATTACAAACAATGTCACGACAATTCACAAAGCAATTAACAAACAGAAATATGACAAAAAATAACGCCAAAGATTGTCAACCCAATTTGGTGATTAAAACCTACGTTTGGGGGGTAGTGTGCCCGTAGAAAGATAACTTtagtaatataaattttaagtaATTACAACATAGTACTTATCTGTATTGACAACTCTAATACAGTGACCTCTATAGAGCTCAACCAACCGTACACCTAGATTCCCTCTCGATGAGAGGCTCCCTCTTTCGGATACGTAGGCTTTCCCTAAGTAATGATATCAGTACGAACGTCtcaggctccccctaagacagAGACTCCCTCTTGGCAAGACTTAAGTTCCCCTGAAATTGTGAGATTCCCTTTCATTTGTAGCTTATCTTTCCCTTCAAGTAATGATCACTTTACTCGATTAACTTAGGATCCCGCTAAGCTTGTGAATCCCTTTTCATTGATGAGGCACATTAACGACTTGAAATATATCTCTAATCTCACAACAACACAATCTTCGCAGCTCAAGAAGATTGACAGAGAATACACTTGTGATCAGAGTTTCACAAGATAAACAACACTCCAAATTTTTCGTTAGAACGGTCAACCTAAGATTAAGTGTCTTTATATATACACAACAGATGCTAGGAAGACCAACCCTAACTTCCAAAAATACTTAcgggagaaagaaaagaactaCAAAAATGTTGCAGATAGAATATTCCACATAAAGAAAGTCTTTTGTAGAGACAACATTTCCATACGATATCCTTAAGCCAGCAAGATCAAATGCAGAGACAAACTTAATGATATCAGCTAGACTTACACAAATATTGCCAACACACAAAGTGAAACAGGTTTAATACTCAGGACTTTGATCTTTTGGGGCAGCTCCTCTCTCATTATCTCATTGAAAAATGGAGGGTTCACCTGCTCGATTAAAGTTTCTAAGTCCACTTTGTTTGTCTCTCGAGCCTTTTGTCTCTCCTTGTACATTATCTATATCTTTCTGTATTTTGAGGAGTTTCTGCTGCAAAAGTTTTGTTTCTGGTTTGAGCGGCCTCGACCTCTTTCTATAGTCgttttttttcctcaattaatCTCCATAGATcattctttaatatatccttgGACGAAGTCTTGACATTTGATCCTTCAGTATCACCTCAGCCTCAACTACTATGGTAAGAGGAAGAGGTATGTTTGTGTTTTTCACGATCTTCTTCCTACGTTCCCTTCATAACTTTGATTTACTAAGtgttaaatgaatattttttctCCAAATCTTTTGTCTCATCGTGGCCTTCGATGTCAGGAAGGTTTTTCCTTGTTACTTTTTTTTGGGTTTTCTAAAGCTCATCTTGCACTCCCAGAAGGCTCACCATACATGTTAGATTACGATCCAATACAGTTACTCTCTCTTCTAAAGCTGTAAATTTTGTCTCTGCCTTTTTCTCACCGTGACCGAGGTCGAGGTGGGCTTAGGGCAAAAGAATCTTTCATTGATCGCTCTGTTGTTCTCCTGGGATGTCGTTCTTGGTCAGCTTCTTCTCCATTATGtctattgataacttgtagaaatacaagttattggtctctcaaagttggaataattaggattaTAAATGATGTAAACGCACTCATGATGAAGGAAAACGCATGAAATTGTATATATGTgataaattcatgaaaaagtatcTCTTAAGTGAAAAACCACATCACTAACGCACTTTAATacagaaatcagaaaaattcaCCAAGTGTTGCAGACAAGGCCAATGCAAAGGGCATGCGTTTAGACCACCCGACGCATGAAAGATATATTTGGCTCATGCATTCCATGTCGTCACAACTTGCAAGCATGAGCATTTGACTGACAGCGTCTGATTGAAGTAGAATGGCAGGCGACGGTCCAgagtatggaatttaatgtagTCATATCACCAAGTGGCTATTTACCTATATAAGGAGGAGCTGCCTGCAAGTTAAGAAGTTAGCAAGTTAGAAAATTAGCCAGTAGTTAGTTAGAGAGTTAGTCATTTTTCATCTTTGCCGTCCACAAGCAAGTAGGAGGGACGATAGCCATTCTCCATCGTTGGTAACGAGGTGCTGTCGAAGAAAAGCTTGAGAGACGTCTCTTCCAACCCTTCCACCGAGTTGGTCACAACAAGCATAAAAACAAGCCAAGGGGGACAAGAGATTGAACCCTGTGGCTTGACTTCTTTCTTTTACCTTGCATTCCCATTCTCCATTCCACTTGATTGAACTAAGATTATTTGTATCAAAACTTATATCATTAACTGAATCTTATTTTCGACCATTCTTCACATCTCCATTTGTTAATTATCTAAGTTGTTTGTGTTTGTGAATCTTTTGGCTTGATGAATGCATAAATTTGATTACTTAAATCCACCTGGTCAGTTGATTAAAGTGAAAACGCAATTAGTCACTTGAAAAAGTACTTAATTGTCAAAATAGGGCTTGAAGTAATTCTAGAGATAAAATTATTCATGTCACTCTTCTATTCATTTTAACcaatgcatgcaccctagagataggataagtGTGGCATCCGCATCGAGAGTTGTTGAATATGAATAAAGAACAGATCTCCAACACATCATGCATACACTTAGATTATAGTAGACATTTGTAACATTTCCATTTCATTGTCATTGTGCTTATCTAGACTTGTTGTTACCACTAGGAAATCAACACATACCATCTACGCTTAAGCCACTCATCCATGATATATTTTTCCCTCTCTCTGGATTCCTATTTTTCTCTTGCATGCGTGCCAATAATTTAGTGTAcataatcaacgcatatcaaATAATTAGGAAACCTCTGCAATAGATCCAAAGACCAAACGTGCGTTAGAGTACTCTAGAGTTCCTACGTTTAACCCTAGGCTTACCAGGACACTtaggttagatttatacttggtttAGCTTAAGAGAACTTGTATGCATTAGCAAAGTATGCACGCTCATAGATCTATCATCATCCAACACATAGCATCATTTTTATACCAAGTGATAGATTAAACATCTTTTCTATAATCATTCATCCTCAGCATCATAGACACAATTGATACAGAGAACGCAACAAGCAACATCTATCCATCTCACTTGTTATCTTTAGCAACTTTTTTTTTAGGTTTACTAGGATTGTAATATTCTTCCCCACAGTTTTCCGAAGGTAGTTGAAACAGCAATCCCAAGATTAGCTTTCCCGGACAATGTCCCCTTCATTCTATGCTGACTCCGGCCCCGGGCTGGCTTTTTGGGGGAGATCTTTTGTCTTGTGAATCTCCTCTCCCTCCGCTCCTAGTCACTAAGTTGTGCCTATTCAGTCCTCGGCTCGGGGGGACTCCACCAAGAGGTTCTTTCTCTCACGTAATTTCGCCCGTTCCACTTCCGTGCCGGAGGAAATGGGATGGgtatcctaaaaaaaaaaggtttttataCATCTCAACCCCATCctttggaaagaaaaagagCTGACTGATGAGTGAGAGCCTTTTTCTAAAGGCTAAACTCTCATGTGAAGCCTAAAGTTTCAGGGTATGTCCGACGAGACCTATACACCCCCCCCCCCTTCGTATGGTTCCAGGTCCAGTCCTTCCTTTTTCTGAAACCTACATTTCACATTCACTGCCGACTGTTGATGGCAAAATTCAGGCAGGAGGACTCACATGACCTTCAAGTACCTTTGACGGTGAATTTTTAATTTCGAAGAAGGAAGACAACctgaaaaacaagaaaagaaacacCGGTGTGGTGCTTGCCATAAAACCTCCGATGTTTAAGTCAATATTTAGCAAATGGTCAAAGCAAGCTAGAGATGTGGGAGAAAAACTTACCTTATGGTGTGCTTATGACTTCCTATTTTATAGTATGATGAATTTGAATCCCTTAGGAAAAGTAGAGGGATTTAGGAAAAGTCGATTCAGGCTGGCTAAGAAGATTGGGACTTTTTCCTCGGGTGGGTGGGAAAATGGCCCAACCCGCCTCGACCTTGGCTTAGAAAGGCTGGTTAGGCCGTTTTGGTTCAAAACCTCtcattttcttcctctctcAGTCTATTGGCTCGTTTCTTACATCCCCACGTCTTCCCGAGCTCGAGATTCTTGGTCTGGAAATGACCCATAACAATATGATTTTACAATTCAAGAAAATTGTAACATACGTTTAAGTTTGAGGCTAAAATTACAATACTTATGGTAAGTTAAGAGGTGTgatttgatgaaattaaaaattcatgggcaaatttttttttttttccaaacatttatataactagggtttttttcaattaaaaacaaaaaaccaaaacaaaatagtACAATAAAGAGGGAATTTTCGGACATCATTTCGTCAGTTTAGGGCAGCGTGCAGCCCGACGAGAATTGAGCTCAAAGGCTACGGCCCAAGCTATCAAATTGAAATTGGGCTCAAATGGACCAAGAAACCAGGCCCAACTTCAAAAGTGGGTCCCATATATTTCCATTTTTCAATATTCCCAGCAAACTGAAGAAGCAAAGGCTTTATTTCAAAGAATCAAAAGCAAAGCAAAGGGGTTCTATTATTCTGATAATTTCGTTACACATTTCGTTATATCTTTCTTTCCTCCGGCGATCATGGCTACGTTCTTCAGAAGATTGGCAAACGCTGCTCCATCTCTACGCTACAATGCATTAGGAAGCCAATCAAAGATCCATTCCTCTATGTTCAGATTCCCCATTGGAGCAATCGCTGCAATTTCTGGCGGAATCTCGTATTTGTATTATGTTTCCACTTCGGATTTGGTAAGACGCCTcgaatttctttttttcttttcttctcagcTCTATAGAATGAGGTTGCTTGTACTGAATTCTtgcattcttctttatttttcttaattttgaacTCGTCGTGATGGATATGGATTGGTTTGTCAGTGAGCTTCGTTTTCGTCAAATGATCGTGTGATTAGGTTTTTCTAGGATGAAGCATCTCTTCGGAGCTTAATCTTCTATTTGTAAACTTTATTCACAGGTTCATTTAGATCAAAGCAGTGAAGAGGCAGGCCCAAAAGTTGGTCAGTTTGTCTTATTTCCTCTTTCTGTAACAACTTTTGTGATGAAAGAGAGAGAATATTTGGCTCGAATCAACCTTTGAACTTGAATATCACTACTGTCATGTTTTAAAACGCGGAAACTCGTTTGAATCatgtaaaatcaatttaatttttaatttttacactTGTTACTGCAATTTGtatatcatcaaaattgattttgattttttgaatgattaaaaacatgttttaaatgattttgaaaataaaaaaaactgattttaaccattttagaaTCACGCCCAGACATGTCTTTAGTATGTCTTGATGATTTTACTTTATAAGACGTTGAGAATTGAAAAGGATATTTATATTACTTGTAAGTATTTTCTTACATTGTATAATTcatgaaaaatggtttttctgcACTTCCAGCACTCAAGTCAGGTAAATGGATTGAATTCAAGTTGCAAGACTCTGCAAGGGTTACTCATGATACTCAGTTATTCAGGTACCAGATAATGAAGCATCTCATTGCTTTTTACTacctttttaatattatatagtATCTAGTAGACATATCTTTAATTTTAGATTTCAGGTAAGAACTTGTTGTGGGCTTAGCAGAAAGAAATTTCTAAAACTACTGCCCAGACTTTACCCCTTCAAATAATGAACGGAGGCCACTCTGCTACACACTACTATTTCTGCTTTTGTTTGTCCCAGCTCCTTTCTTCTTTCCACACCAATATAACATAACCTCACCTAAGTCCTGTGTGCAGTGAatgcaattaattaaaaatgggTACTTTTTTGGCGAACTTTTTACATATGCAATATTTTCTGACACACCAATTGGTGCAGATTTTCATTTGATCCTACGGAAAAATTGGGGTTAAATGTTGCTTCGTGCATCTATACAAGGTATGTTTTTCTCTTTCCTTCTGTCCTCCACCcttctttttcaattaaaccatatgagatatatttttctttacctGATTGCAAAGTTAAAAGGAATATGCTTCTTGATTATTCATTGGCGTGCGTTGTTGTAAACACAGAGCTCCAAGTGGACAAGATGATGAGGGGAAAGTAAAATACGTTGTACGCCCGTAAGTCTTCTTGTTCAAATATTGGGGAtgcttgattttaattttatctataatTGACTATTGAAAATTTAGTATCAGTAAGTTGTAGTTTTCGAGGGTTTGGCATTGTATAGTTCTGCCAATCGATAATGGATTTAAAATACTTACATCCTTGGGAAATTGAGATTTCCAGCCAGTCCATTCCATGTTGTATGGCAAACaatattcactttttttttttttttttttttaaattgagatATAGCAAATAATATTCACAGTTCCAATCTTTTTGATATTCCAGCTATTTTGCTTCCTTCTTGTTCACCATCAATCCAACCCCTCTACTTTATGTTAGTTGGTCTTCGTGAAGTTATTTTATTAGccagtttattttattttattttttattttcttgaaacCTTAAGATGAGACTCGGTTGGATTTACTGATGTATGTAATGTGATGCTCTgtatatttagttttttttccatttattttatattaatcatttttttccaGGTATACACCTATATCAGATCCTGATGCAAAGGGATACTTTGATTTACTAATTAAGGTATATTTTTCTGCACATGACCTTATATATTTTCTCAATCGGATATCTACTTATCCTTTCGAAGTCGAAATTTCTTTATAAAGTGTGAAATGTTTTACATAGATTGTGGTTTCTTTCGTGTGTTTTATAGGTATATCCTCAAGGAAAAATGAGTCAGCATTTTGCTAGCTTGAAACCTGGGGATACAATTGAAGTGAAAgggtatttt
This DNA window, taken from Benincasa hispida cultivar B227 chromosome 6, ASM972705v1, whole genome shotgun sequence, encodes the following:
- the LOC120079452 gene encoding NADH-cytochrome b5 reductase-like protein, yielding MATFFRRLANAAPSLRYNALGSQSKIHSSMFRFPIGAIAAISGGISYLYYVSTSDLVHLDQSSEEAGPKVALKSGKWIEFKLQDSARVTHDTQLFRFSFDPTEKLGLNVASCIYTRAPSGQDDEGKVKYVVRPYTPISDPDAKGYFDLLIKVYPQGKMSQHFASLKPGDTIEVKGPIEKLKYSPNMKKHIGMIAGGTGITPMLQVIDAIVKNPDDNTQVSLLYGNVSPDDILLKQKLDILASSHPNIKVFYTVDNPSKSWKGGKGYVSKDMVIKGLPPPGDDALILVCGPPGMMKHISGEKAPDYSQGELVGILKELGYTKEMVYKF